Proteins encoded together in one Hylaeus volcanicus isolate JK05 chromosome 3, UHH_iyHylVolc1.0_haploid, whole genome shotgun sequence window:
- the LOC128874327 gene encoding TGF-beta-activated kinase 1 and MAP3K7-binding protein 3 isoform X3 — MGECHCSNIAIMQLFHELKQQFPALPDHVVSQCIAQNSHDRETCARSLRATQESRPSPGAFPPAALCGVLQQQQQQPSPQQHPQQQHPQQQRTSLATQQRCCAMSLAQRTTATSSNTRAHRPASLDIGTTRRCPLSCTRANTISASSPIAANPATPFSAPAACPNRSFFDDCTGPADANCTNHIQNAGKEPPGFELNVNVACSPAGNRDFRTVPTIGGVCKRSELIIDPRSHYAEPVVNVENTGPQIDHTRSYTSVSLTLRPPSSEPQPPIDIRSQGSSLTYSSSSLDPRGFQSRLQISIGAGAVGSVAAARIRPPMGSSRPNSLIPPVQTGPQRPPGLPAGPPSQLPRPTTTMSAPTTPSVPSTTNIVPTNSLPTTPSGPTTTSPPSSPVGERIQPNSDQNRSPLNQVAEHQRKLVAEQLARKERLARELRAEKGRLEAMKKELQSLTRPYDSMPPQELKLKLRSEIYQLQLECDRLADEVDQWSDPRVPLGETNEEFYQDIYTGQPLPPVPGSFNPPPLPSQPPAWRSELTGNNVDRDERDGPSWVCRMCTFGNHPLMNKCEQCDMPRLLDHGNTGETQDIHIRVTHHHNFSPNRTVHSWVV, encoded by the exons ATGGGGGAGTGCCATTGCTCTAACATCGCTATCATGCAGCTGTTCCATGAGCTGAAGCAGCAGTTCCCTGCGCTCCCTGATCACGTCGTCTCCCAGTGCATTGCCCAG AACAGTCACGATCGGGAGACATGCGCGAGGAGCCTGCGCGCCACCCAAGAGTCACGACCGTCTCCGGGCGCATTCCCACCGGCTGCTCTCTGCGGCGTGCtccagcagcagcagcagcaaccgTCGCCACAGCAACACCCACAGCAGCAACACCCACAGCAGCAACGAACGAGCTTGGCAACGCAGCAACGTTGCTGCGCTATGAGCCTGGCGCAACGAACCACAGCGACAAGTAGCAACACGCGAGCACACAGACCAGCCTCACTGGACATCGGCACCACGCGACGTTGCCCTCTCAGCTGTACACGCGCGAACACGATATCGGCGTCGTCCCCAATCGCGGCTAACCCTGCCACCCCCTTCTCGGCGCCGGCTGCCTGCCCCAACAGAAGCTTTTTCGACGATTGCACGGGCCCAGCGGACGCCAACTGCACCAATCACATCCAGAACGCGGGGAAGGAGCCACCTGGATTCGAGCTGAACGTGAACGTTGCCTGCAGTCCTGCCGGCAATCGCG ATTTTCGAACGGTGCCGACGATTGGCGGCGTCTGTAAACGAAGCGAATTGATCATCGATCCGCGGTCACATTACGCGGAGCCGGTGGTGAACGTGGAAAACACGGGTCCGCAGATCGATCACACACGAAGCTACACCTCGGTCAGCCTGACGCTGAGGCCGCCGTCCTCGGAGCCTCAACCTCCGATCGACATCAGATCGCAGGGCTCGAGTCTGACCTACTCGAGCTCCTCCCTCGATCCTCGGGGTTTTCAGAGTCGCTTGCAGATCAGCATCGGCGCAGGAGCCGTTGGCAGCGTGGCCGCTGCGAGGATCAGACCGCCCATGGGCTCCAGCAGGCCTAACAGCTTGATACCACCGGTTCAAACCGGTCCTCAGAGGCCACCAG GCCTTCCAGCAGGACCACCTAGCCAGTTGCCGAGGCCCACGACGACTATGAGCGCTCCAACCACACCTTCTGTACCATCGACAACGAACATCGTTCCTACCAACAGCCTTCCAACGACACCGTCAGGACCGACGACGACCTCGCCACCCTCTAGTCCCGTTGGCGAACGAATACAGCCCAATTCCGATCAGAATCGATCGCCGTTGAATCAAG tGGCGGAGCACCAAAGGAAATTGGTAGCTGAGCAGTTAGCCAGAAAGGAAAGACTCGCCAGGGAACTGAGGGCCGAGAAAGGACGACTCGAAGCAATGAAGAAAGAACTGCAGTCTCTCACAAGGCCATACGATTCCATGCCGCCACAG GAGCTGAAGCTGAAGCTGAGAAGCGAAATTTATCAGCTGCAGCTCGAGTGTGACAGACTAGCAGACGAAGTGGATCAGTGGTCGGACCCAAGAG TACCGCTGGGTGAAACGAACGAAGAGTTTTATCAGGACATTTACACCGGTCAGCCTCTACCACCGGTACCTGGCAGTTTTAATCCACCGCCTTTGCCAAGTCAACCTCCTGCCTGGCGATCGGAGCTGACCGGTAACAACGTCGACAGAGATGAACGAGATGGTCCCTCTTGGGTCTGTAGAATGTGTACATTTGGTAATCATCCGTTGATGAACAAATGCGAACAATGCGACATGCCGAGACTGTTGGATCATGGAAACACAG GCGAGACACAAGATATTCATATACGAGTTACACATCATCACAACTTTTCGCCAAATC GAACAGTACATAGTTGGGTGGTATGA
- the LOC128874327 gene encoding mucin-2 isoform X4 gives MSLAQRTTATSSNTRAHRPASLDIGTTRRCPLSCTRANTISASSPIAANPATPFSAPAACPNRSFFDDCTGPADANCTNHIQNAGKEPPGFELNVNVACSPAGNRDFRTVPTIGGVCKRSELIIDPRSHYAEPVVNVENTGPQIDHTRSYTSVSLTLRPPSSEPQPPIDIRSQGSSLTYSSSSLDPRGFQSRLQISIGAGAVGSVAAARIRPPMGSSRPNSLIPPVQTGPQRPPGLPAGPPSQLPRPTTTMSAPTTPSVPSTTNIVPTNSLPTTPSGPTTTSPPSSPVGERIQPNSDQNRSPLNQVAEHQRKLVAEQLARKERLARELRAEKGRLEAMKKELQSLTRPYDSMPPQELKLKLRSEIYQLQLECDRLADEVDQWSDPRVPLGETNEEFYQDIYTGQPLPPVPGSFNPPPLPSQPPAWRSELTGNNVDRDERDGPSWVCRMCTFGNHPLMNKCEQCDMPRLLDHGNTGTATEKSIGELSTSLKRFVVAPPPPPPPE, from the exons ATGAGCCTGGCGCAACGAACCACAGCGACAAGTAGCAACACGCGAGCACACAGACCAGCCTCACTGGACATCGGCACCACGCGACGTTGCCCTCTCAGCTGTACACGCGCGAACACGATATCGGCGTCGTCCCCAATCGCGGCTAACCCTGCCACCCCCTTCTCGGCGCCGGCTGCCTGCCCCAACAGAAGCTTTTTCGACGATTGCACGGGCCCAGCGGACGCCAACTGCACCAATCACATCCAGAACGCGGGGAAGGAGCCACCTGGATTCGAGCTGAACGTGAACGTTGCCTGCAGTCCTGCCGGCAATCGCG ATTTTCGAACGGTGCCGACGATTGGCGGCGTCTGTAAACGAAGCGAATTGATCATCGATCCGCGGTCACATTACGCGGAGCCGGTGGTGAACGTGGAAAACACGGGTCCGCAGATCGATCACACACGAAGCTACACCTCGGTCAGCCTGACGCTGAGGCCGCCGTCCTCGGAGCCTCAACCTCCGATCGACATCAGATCGCAGGGCTCGAGTCTGACCTACTCGAGCTCCTCCCTCGATCCTCGGGGTTTTCAGAGTCGCTTGCAGATCAGCATCGGCGCAGGAGCCGTTGGCAGCGTGGCCGCTGCGAGGATCAGACCGCCCATGGGCTCCAGCAGGCCTAACAGCTTGATACCACCGGTTCAAACCGGTCCTCAGAGGCCACCAG GCCTTCCAGCAGGACCACCTAGCCAGTTGCCGAGGCCCACGACGACTATGAGCGCTCCAACCACACCTTCTGTACCATCGACAACGAACATCGTTCCTACCAACAGCCTTCCAACGACACCGTCAGGACCGACGACGACCTCGCCACCCTCTAGTCCCGTTGGCGAACGAATACAGCCCAATTCCGATCAGAATCGATCGCCGTTGAATCAAG tGGCGGAGCACCAAAGGAAATTGGTAGCTGAGCAGTTAGCCAGAAAGGAAAGACTCGCCAGGGAACTGAGGGCCGAGAAAGGACGACTCGAAGCAATGAAGAAAGAACTGCAGTCTCTCACAAGGCCATACGATTCCATGCCGCCACAG GAGCTGAAGCTGAAGCTGAGAAGCGAAATTTATCAGCTGCAGCTCGAGTGTGACAGACTAGCAGACGAAGTGGATCAGTGGTCGGACCCAAGAG TACCGCTGGGTGAAACGAACGAAGAGTTTTATCAGGACATTTACACCGGTCAGCCTCTACCACCGGTACCTGGCAGTTTTAATCCACCGCCTTTGCCAAGTCAACCTCCTGCCTGGCGATCGGAGCTGACCGGTAACAACGTCGACAGAGATGAACGAGATGGTCCCTCTTGGGTCTGTAGAATGTGTACATTTGGTAATCATCCGTTGATGAACAAATGCGAACAATGCGACATGCCGAGACTGTTGGATCATGGAAACACAGGTACGGCTACGGAGAAATCGATAGGGGAACTTTCAACCTCGTTAAAACGCTTCGTCGTCGCTCCACCGCCCCCTCCACCACCGGAATGA
- the LOC128874327 gene encoding mucin-2 isoform X2, translated as MVAVRKRPGSETTVSYYESPEGPGGKTFPVKFGKTNSHDRETCARSLRATQESRPSPGAFPPAALCGVLQQQQQQPSPQQHPQQQHPQQQRTSLATQQRCCAMSLAQRTTATSSNTRAHRPASLDIGTTRRCPLSCTRANTISASSPIAANPATPFSAPAACPNRSFFDDCTGPADANCTNHIQNAGKEPPGFELNVNVACSPAGNRDFRTVPTIGGVCKRSELIIDPRSHYAEPVVNVENTGPQIDHTRSYTSVSLTLRPPSSEPQPPIDIRSQGSSLTYSSSSLDPRGFQSRLQISIGAGAVGSVAAARIRPPMGSSRPNSLIPPVQTGPQRPPGLPAGPPSQLPRPTTTMSAPTTPSVPSTTNIVPTNSLPTTPSGPTTTSPPSSPVGERIQPNSDQNRSPLNQVAEHQRKLVAEQLARKERLARELRAEKGRLEAMKKELQSLTRPYDSMPPQELKLKLRSEIYQLQLECDRLADEVDQWSDPRVPLGETNEEFYQDIYTGQPLPPVPGSFNPPPLPSQPPAWRSELTGNNVDRDERDGPSWVCRMCTFGNHPLMNKCEQCDMPRLLDHGNTGTATEKSIGELSTSLKRFVVAPPPPPPPE; from the exons ATGGTTGCCGTCCG GAAGCGTCCAGGTTCCGAAACAACAGTCAGCTATTATGAAAGTCCAGAAGGGCCAGGAGGGAAGACGTTTCCCGTAAAGTTCGGCAAAACG AACAGTCACGATCGGGAGACATGCGCGAGGAGCCTGCGCGCCACCCAAGAGTCACGACCGTCTCCGGGCGCATTCCCACCGGCTGCTCTCTGCGGCGTGCtccagcagcagcagcagcaaccgTCGCCACAGCAACACCCACAGCAGCAACACCCACAGCAGCAACGAACGAGCTTGGCAACGCAGCAACGTTGCTGCGCTATGAGCCTGGCGCAACGAACCACAGCGACAAGTAGCAACACGCGAGCACACAGACCAGCCTCACTGGACATCGGCACCACGCGACGTTGCCCTCTCAGCTGTACACGCGCGAACACGATATCGGCGTCGTCCCCAATCGCGGCTAACCCTGCCACCCCCTTCTCGGCGCCGGCTGCCTGCCCCAACAGAAGCTTTTTCGACGATTGCACGGGCCCAGCGGACGCCAACTGCACCAATCACATCCAGAACGCGGGGAAGGAGCCACCTGGATTCGAGCTGAACGTGAACGTTGCCTGCAGTCCTGCCGGCAATCGCG ATTTTCGAACGGTGCCGACGATTGGCGGCGTCTGTAAACGAAGCGAATTGATCATCGATCCGCGGTCACATTACGCGGAGCCGGTGGTGAACGTGGAAAACACGGGTCCGCAGATCGATCACACACGAAGCTACACCTCGGTCAGCCTGACGCTGAGGCCGCCGTCCTCGGAGCCTCAACCTCCGATCGACATCAGATCGCAGGGCTCGAGTCTGACCTACTCGAGCTCCTCCCTCGATCCTCGGGGTTTTCAGAGTCGCTTGCAGATCAGCATCGGCGCAGGAGCCGTTGGCAGCGTGGCCGCTGCGAGGATCAGACCGCCCATGGGCTCCAGCAGGCCTAACAGCTTGATACCACCGGTTCAAACCGGTCCTCAGAGGCCACCAG GCCTTCCAGCAGGACCACCTAGCCAGTTGCCGAGGCCCACGACGACTATGAGCGCTCCAACCACACCTTCTGTACCATCGACAACGAACATCGTTCCTACCAACAGCCTTCCAACGACACCGTCAGGACCGACGACGACCTCGCCACCCTCTAGTCCCGTTGGCGAACGAATACAGCCCAATTCCGATCAGAATCGATCGCCGTTGAATCAAG tGGCGGAGCACCAAAGGAAATTGGTAGCTGAGCAGTTAGCCAGAAAGGAAAGACTCGCCAGGGAACTGAGGGCCGAGAAAGGACGACTCGAAGCAATGAAGAAAGAACTGCAGTCTCTCACAAGGCCATACGATTCCATGCCGCCACAG GAGCTGAAGCTGAAGCTGAGAAGCGAAATTTATCAGCTGCAGCTCGAGTGTGACAGACTAGCAGACGAAGTGGATCAGTGGTCGGACCCAAGAG TACCGCTGGGTGAAACGAACGAAGAGTTTTATCAGGACATTTACACCGGTCAGCCTCTACCACCGGTACCTGGCAGTTTTAATCCACCGCCTTTGCCAAGTCAACCTCCTGCCTGGCGATCGGAGCTGACCGGTAACAACGTCGACAGAGATGAACGAGATGGTCCCTCTTGGGTCTGTAGAATGTGTACATTTGGTAATCATCCGTTGATGAACAAATGCGAACAATGCGACATGCCGAGACTGTTGGATCATGGAAACACAGGTACGGCTACGGAGAAATCGATAGGGGAACTTTCAACCTCGTTAAAACGCTTCGTCGTCGCTCCACCGCCCCCTCCACCACCGGAATGA
- the LOC128874327 gene encoding TGF-beta-activated kinase 1 and MAP3K7-binding protein 3 isoform X1 produces MGECHCSNIAIMQLFHELKQQFPALPDHVVSQCIAQNSHDRETCARSLRATQESRPSPGAFPPAALCGVLQQQQQQPSPQQHPQQQHPQQQRTSLATQQRCCAMSLAQRTTATSSNTRAHRPASLDIGTTRRCPLSCTRANTISASSPIAANPATPFSAPAACPNRSFFDDCTGPADANCTNHIQNAGKEPPGFELNVNVACSPAGNRDFRTVPTIGGVCKRSELIIDPRSHYAEPVVNVENTGPQIDHTRSYTSVSLTLRPPSSEPQPPIDIRSQGSSLTYSSSSLDPRGFQSRLQISIGAGAVGSVAAARIRPPMGSSRPNSLIPPVQTGPQRPPGLPAGPPSQLPRPTTTMSAPTTPSVPSTTNIVPTNSLPTTPSGPTTTSPPSSPVGERIQPNSDQNRSPLNQVAEHQRKLVAEQLARKERLARELRAEKGRLEAMKKELQSLTRPYDSMPPQELKLKLRSEIYQLQLECDRLADEVDQWSDPRVPLGETNEEFYQDIYTGQPLPPVPGSFNPPPLPSQPPAWRSELTGNNVDRDERDGPSWVCRMCTFGNHPLMNKCEQCDMPRLLDHGNTGTATEKSIGELSTSLKRFVVAPPPPPPPE; encoded by the exons ATGGGGGAGTGCCATTGCTCTAACATCGCTATCATGCAGCTGTTCCATGAGCTGAAGCAGCAGTTCCCTGCGCTCCCTGATCACGTCGTCTCCCAGTGCATTGCCCAG AACAGTCACGATCGGGAGACATGCGCGAGGAGCCTGCGCGCCACCCAAGAGTCACGACCGTCTCCGGGCGCATTCCCACCGGCTGCTCTCTGCGGCGTGCtccagcagcagcagcagcaaccgTCGCCACAGCAACACCCACAGCAGCAACACCCACAGCAGCAACGAACGAGCTTGGCAACGCAGCAACGTTGCTGCGCTATGAGCCTGGCGCAACGAACCACAGCGACAAGTAGCAACACGCGAGCACACAGACCAGCCTCACTGGACATCGGCACCACGCGACGTTGCCCTCTCAGCTGTACACGCGCGAACACGATATCGGCGTCGTCCCCAATCGCGGCTAACCCTGCCACCCCCTTCTCGGCGCCGGCTGCCTGCCCCAACAGAAGCTTTTTCGACGATTGCACGGGCCCAGCGGACGCCAACTGCACCAATCACATCCAGAACGCGGGGAAGGAGCCACCTGGATTCGAGCTGAACGTGAACGTTGCCTGCAGTCCTGCCGGCAATCGCG ATTTTCGAACGGTGCCGACGATTGGCGGCGTCTGTAAACGAAGCGAATTGATCATCGATCCGCGGTCACATTACGCGGAGCCGGTGGTGAACGTGGAAAACACGGGTCCGCAGATCGATCACACACGAAGCTACACCTCGGTCAGCCTGACGCTGAGGCCGCCGTCCTCGGAGCCTCAACCTCCGATCGACATCAGATCGCAGGGCTCGAGTCTGACCTACTCGAGCTCCTCCCTCGATCCTCGGGGTTTTCAGAGTCGCTTGCAGATCAGCATCGGCGCAGGAGCCGTTGGCAGCGTGGCCGCTGCGAGGATCAGACCGCCCATGGGCTCCAGCAGGCCTAACAGCTTGATACCACCGGTTCAAACCGGTCCTCAGAGGCCACCAG GCCTTCCAGCAGGACCACCTAGCCAGTTGCCGAGGCCCACGACGACTATGAGCGCTCCAACCACACCTTCTGTACCATCGACAACGAACATCGTTCCTACCAACAGCCTTCCAACGACACCGTCAGGACCGACGACGACCTCGCCACCCTCTAGTCCCGTTGGCGAACGAATACAGCCCAATTCCGATCAGAATCGATCGCCGTTGAATCAAG tGGCGGAGCACCAAAGGAAATTGGTAGCTGAGCAGTTAGCCAGAAAGGAAAGACTCGCCAGGGAACTGAGGGCCGAGAAAGGACGACTCGAAGCAATGAAGAAAGAACTGCAGTCTCTCACAAGGCCATACGATTCCATGCCGCCACAG GAGCTGAAGCTGAAGCTGAGAAGCGAAATTTATCAGCTGCAGCTCGAGTGTGACAGACTAGCAGACGAAGTGGATCAGTGGTCGGACCCAAGAG TACCGCTGGGTGAAACGAACGAAGAGTTTTATCAGGACATTTACACCGGTCAGCCTCTACCACCGGTACCTGGCAGTTTTAATCCACCGCCTTTGCCAAGTCAACCTCCTGCCTGGCGATCGGAGCTGACCGGTAACAACGTCGACAGAGATGAACGAGATGGTCCCTCTTGGGTCTGTAGAATGTGTACATTTGGTAATCATCCGTTGATGAACAAATGCGAACAATGCGACATGCCGAGACTGTTGGATCATGGAAACACAGGTACGGCTACGGAGAAATCGATAGGGGAACTTTCAACCTCGTTAAAACGCTTCGTCGTCGCTCCACCGCCCCCTCCACCACCGGAATGA
- the LOC128874333 gene encoding chloride intracellular channel exc-4 isoform X2, whose translation MDLYLLAELKTISLKVTTVDMQKPPPDFRTNFQATPPPILIDNGDAILENEKIERHIMKNIPGGHNLFVQDKEVATLVENLFSKLKLLLLNAKDKDKDPKSSSLMAHLRKIDEHLGRKGTRFLTGDTMCCFDCELMPRLQHIRVAGKYFADFEIPETLVHLWRYMHHMYRLDAFLQSCPADQDIINHYKLQQSMKMKKHEELETPTFTTSIPIEVNDD comes from the exons ATGGATCTCTACCTTCTCGCCGAGCTAAAAACTATCTCACTCAAGGTGACCACGGTCGACATGCAGAAACCACCGCCAGACTTCCGCACCAACTTCCAAGCGACTCCGCCGCCGATTTTAATCGACAACGGTGACGCGATATTGGAGAACGAGAAAATCGAGCGGCACATCATGAAAAACATTCCCGGTGGACACAATCTCTTCGTGCAGGACAAAGAAGTGGCTACCCTCGTCGAAAACTTGTTCAGC AAACTAAAACTATTATTACTGAACGCGAAGGACAAGGATAAAGATCCGAAATCCTCGTCGCTAATGGCACATCTGCGCAAAATCGACGAGCATCTGGGCCGCAAAGGCACGCGGTTCCTCACAGGCGACACAATGTGTTGCTTCGACTGCGAGTTGATGCCGCGGCTCCAACACATTAGGGTTGCCGGCAAGTACTTCGCGGACTTTGAGATCCCAGAAACTTTGGTGCATCTGTGGCGGTATATGCATCACATGTACAGGCTGGATGCCTTTTTGCAAAGTTGCCCGGCCGACCAGGatattattaatcattataAGCTGCAACAG AgcatgaaaatgaagaaacacgAAGAACTGGAAACTCCAACATTCACAACCAGTATCCCCATCGAGGTCAACGACGACTAG
- the LOC128874333 gene encoding chloride intracellular channel exc-4 isoform X1: MADDSHENGTSNGDVPEIELIIKASTIDGRRKGACLFCQEYFMDLYLLAELKTISLKVTTVDMQKPPPDFRTNFQATPPPILIDNGDAILENEKIERHIMKNIPGGHNLFVQDKEVATLVENLFSKLKLLLLNAKDKDKDPKSSSLMAHLRKIDEHLGRKGTRFLTGDTMCCFDCELMPRLQHIRVAGKYFADFEIPETLVHLWRYMHHMYRLDAFLQSCPADQDIINHYKLQQSMKMKKHEELETPTFTTSIPIEVNDD; encoded by the exons ATGGCGGACGACAGTCACGAGAACGGCACCAGCAACGGCGACGTGCCCGAGATCGAGCTGATCATCAAG GCATCCACCATCGATGGCCGACGAAAAGGCGCCTGCCTCTTCTGCCAGGAGTACTTTATGGATCTCTACCTTCTCGCCGAGCTAAAAACTATCTCACTCAAGGTGACCACGGTCGACATGCAGAAACCACCGCCAGACTTCCGCACCAACTTCCAAGCGACTCCGCCGCCGATTTTAATCGACAACGGTGACGCGATATTGGAGAACGAGAAAATCGAGCGGCACATCATGAAAAACATTCCCGGTGGACACAATCTCTTCGTGCAGGACAAAGAAGTGGCTACCCTCGTCGAAAACTTGTTCAGC AAACTAAAACTATTATTACTGAACGCGAAGGACAAGGATAAAGATCCGAAATCCTCGTCGCTAATGGCACATCTGCGCAAAATCGACGAGCATCTGGGCCGCAAAGGCACGCGGTTCCTCACAGGCGACACAATGTGTTGCTTCGACTGCGAGTTGATGCCGCGGCTCCAACACATTAGGGTTGCCGGCAAGTACTTCGCGGACTTTGAGATCCCAGAAACTTTGGTGCATCTGTGGCGGTATATGCATCACATGTACAGGCTGGATGCCTTTTTGCAAAGTTGCCCGGCCGACCAGGatattattaatcattataAGCTGCAACAG AgcatgaaaatgaagaaacacgAAGAACTGGAAACTCCAACATTCACAACCAGTATCCCCATCGAGGTCAACGACGACTAG